A window from Schistosoma haematobium chromosome 3, whole genome shotgun sequence encodes these proteins:
- a CDS encoding hypothetical protein (EggNog:ENOG41KOG1933~COG:U): MDSDYDQHNCLLSPEWTVACGQVYYKDKNGDVCPHGLLAVTSVRSYIRIKSYHSRVIQLWCADSGNLLFDLKRYSEEANTRRKNLPSSVACRKFCFCLTFTLQLMFNLD, translated from the exons ATGGATTCAGACTATGATCAACATAATTGTTTATTGTCACCTGAATGGACTGTAGCATGTGGTCAAGTATATTATAAAGATAAAAATGGGGATGTTTGTCCTCATGGGCTACTAGCAGTGACGTCTGTTCGGTCATATATACGCATTAAATCATATCATTCGAGGGTTATCCAACTGTGGTGTGCTGACTCAGGAAATcttttatttgatttaaaaag GTATTCGGAAGAAGCGAACACTAGACGAAAAAACTTGCCGTCATCTGTCGCATGCCGAAAATTTT GTTTTTGTTTAACATTTACTCTACAGTTAATGTTTAATCTGGATTGA
- a CDS encoding hypothetical protein (EggNog:ENOG410V7QQ~COG:O~BUSCO:EOG091G03Z1) — MKADQYNGKTVLVINHTHMVSCFAGDELNLDAGVKFVNTKVIFQKSIWSNLVEAVIQYCRVVFDIFSTEKPISIVTFDDEEKIHSIWLNEDQNLDTIWNIFSQEGPPKISSLNFLERGSLPGLSSASHLLQMLTPRQKEINSGENKGRVVVLSMSMGNKVLSWIPDILSSLEKPIDTPDHMDVTSSEWVFVDLFPASEFSADLNGLYPEQLELPNNIDPNARHRFFYHKLLATSQELYQGLMRLAECHYNLSSTLVQDIPMKEEANVNSGSSMYGVEILHRAEVHDMLKRRGIYEKLLVRTDSENNKSISRPHSGFSKTLGIKWVTPKTSDTNFLRFAVATYRVTLADVCHRASTCLAQFVLGGRSVALAHRLQSSFPALPNDSNLLTSCSTDEALLLTCHGSVMYIHVLGTIFPMTHPQNIPLTSNPNLTPGDYRIQAFIDQILRPSRLAPASARLNYSVFPKERAQQHIERQTRYWPLMESQTLLDKTKLAAPIFENLPKEYLEPSEISACEESIVNIVNSIKQYVCLSDSRKNSSKRGSSSGTLPVAPVLQAEAIVMATEFDYILSLYSDISTEHEQIRNYWIQTISSSKTNDTLNGLNRLSNENDFNSLNLTEMIRLAKTIAYDQTNIVNSTIPLALIKIMKSLTVLCERLHRHTDSHDSKCITTQINQKSACNPVQSPKMMAIVEPADRTNFIGRLKSAKRRRVQTQKLDFVGVLTADSKGLCQLYKGLKDKEKSNA, encoded by the exons ATGAAGGCCGATCAATATAATGGGAAGACTGTACTTGTTATTAACCATACACACATGGTTAGCTGTTTCGCCGGAGATGAATTAAACTTGGATGCCGGAGTTAAATTTGTAAACACAAAAGTGATATTTCAGAAGTCAATTTGGAGCAACCTTGTTGAAGCCGTTATACAGTACTGTCGTGTTGTATTTGATATATTTTCTACCGAAAAACCT ATATCTATAGTAACCTTTGATGATGAGGAAAAGATTCACTCCATATGGCTAAATGAGGATCAAAATTTGGATACA ATATGGAACATATTTTCTCAGGAAGGTCCACCGAAGATCTCTTCACTCAATTTTCTTGAACGTGGTTCACTTCCAGGTTTATCTTCAGCCTCTCATCTCTTACAAATGCTAACGCCACGTCAGAAGGAAATTAATTCTGGCGAGAACAAAGGCAGAGTAGTTGTCTTAAGCATGTCTATGGG TAATAAAGTTTTGTCTTGGATTCCGGATATTTTATCGTCTTTAGAGAAGCCTATCGACACACCCGA TCATATGGATGTTACTTCAAGTGAATGGGTTTTTGTTGACCTGTTTCCAGCTTCTGAATTCTCAGCAGATCTAAATGGACTATACCCTGAGCAATTAGAG CTACCTAATAATATAGATCCGAATGCCCGACATCGTTTTTTCTATCATAAACTTCTAGCTACCAGCCAAGAGTTGTATCAGGGTTTAATGCGTCTTGCAGAATGTCATTACAATCTTTCAAGTACACTTGTTCAAGATATTCCCATGAAGGAGGAAGCTAATGTTAATTCTGGTAGTTCAATGTATGGCGTCGAAATTCTGCATCGAGCTGAGGTACACGACATGTTAAAACGTCGGGGTATTTACGAGAAATTATTAGTACGTACAGATAGTGAAAACAATAAGTCCATATCACGACCACACTCTGGATTTTCGAAAACTTTGGGCATAAAATGGGTTACGCCGAAGACCTCGGATACTA ATTTTCTGCGCTTTGCTGTCGCAACATACAGAGTAACTTTAGCAGATGTTTGCCATAGAGCATCTACTTGCTTAGCTCAATTTGTTTTAGGAG GTCGGTCTGTTGCGTTGGCTCATCGTCTACAGTCTTCATTCCCAGCGTTACCTAATGATTCTAACTTATTAACATCTTGTTCAACGGATGAAGCTCTTCTTCTCACTTGTCATGGATCCGTAATGTATATACATGTTTTAGGAACAATTTTCCCAATGACTCATCCCCAGAATATTCCTTTAACTTCTAATCCTAATTTGACCCCGGGAGATTATCGTATACAAGCCTTCATTGATCAAATCTTACGCCCTTCTCGTCTGGCTCCGGCATCAGCTAGATTAAATTATTCAGTGTTTCCCAAAGAACGAG CCCAACAACATATTGAACGTCAAACACGGTATTGGCCACTTATGGAATCTCAAACATTACTGGACAAAACTAAG CTAGCTGCTCCAATATTTGAAAATTTACCAAAAGAATACCTTGAACCTAGTGAAATATCTGCCTGTGAAGAATCTATAGTGAATATTGTAAACTCTATTAAACAGTATGTTTGCCTGTCCGATTCTAGAAAGAACTCTTCTAAACG AGGATCATCATCTGGAACTTTGCCTGTTGCACCTGTACTTCAAGCAGAAGCAATTGTAATGGCAACTGAATTCGATTATATTCTTTCCTTATATAGTGATATATCAACTGAACATGAACAAATTCGAAATTATTGGATACAAACTATAAGTTCATCAAAAACTAATGACACATTAAATGGACTAAATCGTTTGTCAAATGAAAATGACTTTAATTCATTAAATCTTACAGAAATGATTCGTCTAGCTAAAACAATAGCATATGATCAAACGAATATTGTTAATTCTACCATTCCTTTAGCACTTataaaaattatgaaaagtTTAACAGTTCTATGTGAACGTCTCCATAGGCATACAGATTCTCATGATTCCAAATGTATCACTACACAAATAAATCAAAA ATCTGCATGTAACCCGGTGCAATCGCCCAAGATGATGGCAATAGTTGAACCTG CTGATCGAACAAATTTCATTGGTCGTTTAAAATCTGCAAAACGTCGACGTGTACAAACGCAGAAATTAGATTTTGTTGGTGTACTTACTGCAGATTCTAAAGGTTTATGTCAATTGTACAAAGGTTTAAAAGATAAAGAAAAATCCAATGCTTAG
- a CDS encoding hypothetical protein (EggNog:ENOG410V7QQ~COG:O), with translation MRLAECHYNLSSTLVQDIPMKEEANVNSGSSMYGVEILHRAEVHDMLKRRGIYEKLLVRTDSENNKSISRPHSGFSKTLGIKWVTPKTSDTNFLRFAVATYRVTLADVCHRASTCLAQFVLGGRSVALAHRLQSSFPALPNDSNLLTSCSTDEALLLTCHGSVMYIHVLGTIFPMTHPQNIPLTSNPNLTPGDYRIQAFIDQILRPSRLAPASARLNYSVFPKERAQQHIERQTRYWPLMESQTLLDKTKLAAPIFENLPKEYLEPSEISACEESIVNIVNSIKQYVCLSDSRKNSSKRGSSSGTLPVAPVLQAEAIVMATEFDYILSLYSDISTEHEQIRNYWIQTISSSKTNDTLNGLNRLSNENDFNSLNLTEMIRLAKTIAYDQTNIVNSTIPLALIKIMKSLTVLCERLHRHTDSHDSKCITTQINQKYV, from the exons ATGCGTCTTGCAGAATGTCATTACAATCTTTCAAGTACACTTGTTCAAGATATTCCCATGAAGGAGGAAGCTAATGTTAATTCTGGTAGTTCAATGTATGGCGTCGAAATTCTGCATCGAGCTGAGGTACACGACATGTTAAAACGTCGGGGTATTTACGAGAAATTATTAGTACGTACAGATAGTGAAAACAATAAGTCCATATCACGACCACACTCTGGATTTTCGAAAACTTTGGGCATAAAATGGGTTACGCCGAAGACCTCGGATACTA ATTTTCTGCGCTTTGCTGTCGCAACATACAGAGTAACTTTAGCAGATGTTTGCCATAGAGCATCTACTTGCTTAGCTCAATTTGTTTTAGGAG GTCGGTCTGTTGCGTTGGCTCATCGTCTACAGTCTTCATTCCCAGCGTTACCTAATGATTCTAACTTATTAACATCTTGTTCAACGGATGAAGCTCTTCTTCTCACTTGTCATGGATCCGTAATGTATATACATGTTTTAGGAACAATTTTCCCAATGACTCATCCCCAGAATATTCCTTTAACTTCTAATCCTAATTTGACCCCGGGAGATTATCGTATACAAGCCTTCATTGATCAAATCTTACGCCCTTCTCGTCTGGCTCCGGCATCAGCTAGATTAAATTATTCAGTGTTTCCCAAAGAACGAG CCCAACAACATATTGAACGTCAAACACGGTATTGGCCACTTATGGAATCTCAAACATTACTGGACAAAACTAAG CTAGCTGCTCCAATATTTGAAAATTTACCAAAAGAATACCTTGAACCTAGTGAAATATCTGCCTGTGAAGAATCTATAGTGAATATTGTAAACTCTATTAAACAGTATGTTTGCCTGTCCGATTCTAGAAAGAACTCTTCTAAACG AGGATCATCATCTGGAACTTTGCCTGTTGCACCTGTACTTCAAGCAGAAGCAATTGTAATGGCAACTGAATTCGATTATATTCTTTCCTTATATAGTGATATATCAACTGAACATGAACAAATTCGAAATTATTGGATACAAACTATAAGTTCATCAAAAACTAATGACACATTAAATGGACTAAATCGTTTGTCAAATGAAAATGACTTTAATTCATTAAATCTTACAGAAATGATTCGTCTAGCTAAAACAATAGCATATGATCAAACGAATATTGTTAATTCTACCATTCCTTTAGCACTTataaaaattatgaaaagtTTAACAGTTCTATGTGAACGTCTCCATAGGCATACAGATTCTCATGATTCCAAATGTATCACTACACAAATAAATCAAAAGTATGTgtag